The Daucus carota subsp. sativus chromosome 9, DH1 v3.0, whole genome shotgun sequence genome window below encodes:
- the LOC108201144 gene encoding kinesin-like protein KIN-14I has protein sequence MESEGILQFSVASVVGDVLQKHGKELHAIDLESRKANEDFVNRSEATHWLRKMIGVVAAKDLPAQPSEQEFRLGLRSGIILCNVINKIQPQAVSKVEAPTDHTVIIPDLKAKSTNQYQENVKKFLLVAEELGFPTFELTDLEKGGNTSNVVETVLAMKSYYEWKERGALGTWKYGEMWDADKQVPRRSTEIPIRRSLSRMSSGVSLDSFSSEGFGLNPTDMSGASPLHILIRDLLCDKKRDEIPIIVENMLHKVTEEFEHRIANQTEQAKENRIQEHESMKQDIRDMDGPYSSQTEQAKENQIQEHESMKQDIRDMDGSYSNQTEQAKENQIQEHESMKQDITDIEGPDSNESISSPGSAESKIEDKESSKYVKEEDFNENYEHDYGGITQNMKQLVEHYQKNCITQSMKQLVEHHQKNLQVLKHDLYTTKADMQNLKMKYQDEVHGLGEHLHKIAHAASEYRKVLEENRKLYNQVQDLKGSIRVYCRVRPFLRGNSNQGSGTVANIDNGKITLITSSKNGKDEHKSFSFNQVFSPSATQEQVFSDMRPLVQSVLDGYNVCIFAYGQTGSGKTFTMSGPDNLTEETLGVNYRALGDLFLISEQRRKTIAYDIGVQMIEIYNEQVRDLLAPDGANKRLDIRNSSQKGLNVPDANLVPVASTLDVINLMNLGHKNRAVGSTSMNERSSRSHSCLNVHVRAKDLTSGSEFYGCMNLVDLAGSERVDKTDAVGDRLKEAQHINKSLSALGDVLSALANKTAHIPYRNSKLTLLLQDSLGGQAKTLMFVHISPEYDALGETISTLKFAERVSTVELGAAKTNKDTSEVKDLKEQIAKLKASLAKKESENIQQSKLVRMMSAGASISSSNSQGGGNTSSEEDGYLKDNTSAWASPTGSPQSNVKPDSGKWVDRIMVNKPNSRKIYPEQPDKKHIIRSNSSSEYEMSINRYDLATTTDESDIEAAASDNSEPDFAKVTTMTVLGSKNRSPTPRQAKTTPIRTPIPQPSVRKPSNGARSGIPKTGRQPVDARRKQGGGK, from the exons ATGGAAAGTGAGGGGATTTTACAGTTTTCTGTAGCTTCTGTAGTGGGAGATGTTCTTCAAAAACATGGCAAGGAATTGCATGCAATAGACTTGGAGTCCAGGAAAGCCAATGAAGATT TTGTCAATAGAAGTGAAGCAACACATTGGTTAAGGAAGATGATTGGAGTTGTTGCAGCTAAGGATTTGCCGGCTCAGCCTTCAGAACAGGAGTTTCGGTTAGGGTTGAGGAGCGGAATTATACTCTGCAATGTCATTAACAAAATACAACCACAGGCTGTTTCCAAA GTTGAAGCGCCTACTGATCATACTGTTATCATCCCTGATTTGAAAGCAAAGTCTACAAACCAATACCAAGAGAATGTTAAAAAGTTTCTTCTGGTTGCGGAAGAATTGGGGTTTCCAACTTTCGAACTCACAGATCTTGAAAAG GGAGGGAATACTTCAAATGTAGTAGAAACTGTTCTAGCTATGAAATCATATTATGAATGGAAAGAGAGAGGTGCGTTAGGAACATGGAAATATGGTGAAATGTGGGACGCTGATAAGCAAGTTCCACGAAGAAGTACAGAGATACCAATCCGGCGTAGTCTATCTAGGATGTCATCTGGAGTATCTTTGGATAGTTTTTCTAGCGAGGGTTTTGGTCTTAACCCTACAGATATG AGTGGTGCAAGCCCCTTGCATATTCTCATCCGGGATCTTCTTTGTGATAAAAAGAGAGATGAAATCCCAATA ATAGTGGAGAACATGTTGCACAAAGTCACGGAGGAATTTGAGCATCGCATTGCCAATCAAACCGAGCAGGCAAAAGAGAACCGAATACAAGAACATGAATCG ATGAAACAAGATATTAGAGATATGGATGGTCCTTACAGCAGTCAAACCGAGCAGGCAAAAGAAAACCAAATACAAGAACATGAATCG ATGAAACAAGATATTAGAGATATGGACGGTTCTTACAGCAATCAAACTGAGCAGGCAAAAGAGAACCAAATACAAGAACATGAATCT ATGAAACAAGATATTACAGATATTGAAGGTCCTGACAGCAATGAATCGATCTCCAGTCCTGGTTCCGCTGAATCAAAG ATTGAAGACAAAGAAAGCTCAAAGTATGTGAAAGAGGAAGATTTCAATGAGAACTATGAACATGATTATGGAGGCATTACTCAGAATATGAAGCAGCTAGTCGAACACTACCAGAAGAATTGCATTACTCAGAGTATGAAGCAGCTAGTCGAACACCACCAGAAGAATTTACAG GTGCTAAAACATGATCTCTATACCACAAAAGCTGATATGcagaatttgaaaatgaagtatCAGGACGAGGTGCACGGATTAG GTGAACACTTGCATAAGATAGCGCATGCTGCTTCGGAATATAGAAAAGTTTTAGAGGAAAACCGCAAGctatataatcaagtgcaagaTCTCAAAG GAAGTATTAGAGTCTACTGCAGGGTGCGGCCTTTCTTGCGTGGAAATTCAAATCAAGGAAGCGGGACTGTAGCCAATATAGACAATGGAAAAATAACTCTTATCACTTCTTCAAAAAATGGGAAAGACGAGCATAAATCATTTTCCTTTAATCAAGTTTTTTCCCCATCTGCAACCCAAG AACAAGTATTTTCAGACATGCGGCCTTTAGTTCAGTCGGTACTTGATGGGTACAATGTTTGCATATTTGCTTATGGTCAGACAGGATCTGGGAAAACATTTACCATG AGTGGACCAGATAATTTAACAGAAGAGACCCTAGGTGTAAACTATAGGGCACTTGGTGATTTGTTTCTTATCTCTGAACAAAGAAGAAAGACCATTGCTTACGATATAGGTGTTCAGATGATTGAAATTTACAATGAGCAAGTCAGGGATCTCCTTGCCCCAGATGGTGCTAACAAAAG ATTAGATATTCGTAACAGTTCACAAAAGGGCTTAAATGTACCTGATGCAAATCTTGTACCAGTTGCATCAACACTTGATGTTATAAATTTAATGAACCTTGGACACAAGAATCGTGCAGTTGGTTCTACATCCATGAATGAACGAAGTAGTCGTTCTCATAG TTGCTTGAATGTTCATGTTCGAGCAAAAGACCTGACATCTGGGTCGGAATTTTATGGCTGCATGAATCTGGTTGACCTGGCAGGAAGCGAAAGAGTTGACAAAACTGATGCTGTGGGAGATAGGTTGAAGGAGGCGCAACACATCAATAAATCCCTTTCTGCTCTTGGTGATGTGTTATCTGCTCTTGCCAATAAAACTGCTCATATTCCCTACAGGAATAGTAAACTCACACTGTTACTTCAAGATTCTCTTG GGGGACAAGCCAAGACACTAATGTTTGTTCACATTAGCCCTGAATATGACGCTTTAGGAGAAACAATTAGCACACTTAAGTTTGCTGAAAGGGTTTCTACAGTTGAGCTTGGTGCTGCTAAAACAAACAAAGATACTTCTGAGGTCAAGGATTTAAAAGAACAG ATTGCTAAATTAAAGGCATCCTTGGCAAAGAAGGAGTCTGAAAATATTCAGCAATCGAAGTTAGTTAGGATGATGTCTGCCGGTGCTTCAATATCCAGTTCTAATTCTCAGGGTGGTGGGAATACATCAAGCGAGGAAGACGGATATTTGAAG GACAATACGAGTGCTTGGGCATCACCAACTGGAAGTCCTCAATCAAATGTAAAACCAGATTCTGGAAAATGGGTCGATAGGATCATGGTAAACAAACCAAACTCAAGGAAGATATATCCAGAACAACCAgataaaaaacatattataagaAGTAATAGCAGTTCCGAATATGAGATGAGCATAAATAGATATGATCTTGCTACTACAACTGATGAATCTGACATAGAAGCGGCAGCCAGTGACAACTCTGAGCCAGACTTTGCCAAAGTTACCACCATGACTGTCTTGGGATCAAAGAATAGGAGTCCAACTCCGAGGCAAGCAAAGACAACACCGATAAG GACTCCAATTCCACAACCGTCAGTAAGGAAACCATCCAATGGAGCTCGATCTGGAATTCCAAAGACTGGTAGGCAACCTGTTGATGCGAGGAGAAAACAAGGTGGTGGGAAGTAA
- the LOC108203084 gene encoding probable protein phosphatase 2C 5 yields MSQNKVLKMRTKPQLVPLGTLIGRELRKEDNVEKPTIKYGQAGLAKKGEDYYLIKTDCERIPGNQSTSFSVFGIFDGHNGISAAIFTKENLLNNVLSAIPEGATREEWLQALPRALVAGFVRTDIEFQQKGETSGTTVTFVVIDGWTVTVASVGDSRCILDTQGGVVSLLTVDHRLEENVEERERVTASGGEVGRLNLCAGNEVGPLRCWPGGLCLSRSIGDTDVGEYIVPVPHVKQVKLSNAGGRLIIASDGIWDTLSSDIAAQACRGLPAELAAKLVVKEALRSRGLKDDTTCLVVDMIPSDHPAVLPTPKRKQNSLTSLIFGRKSLNSTSKGTNKMSAVGAVEELFEEGSAMLAERLGKDFPLNSDSGIYRCAICQVDQPPGDGLSVNSGPFFSPSSKPWEGPFLCTNCRKKKDAMEGKIGTRPTAAV; encoded by the exons ATGAGCCAGAATAAGGTTTTGAAGATGAGAACTAAGCCGCAACTTGTGCCACTGGGGACTTTGATTGGTCGTGAGCTAAGGAAAGAAGATAATGTGGAGAAACCTACCATCAAGTATGGACAGGCAGGCTTGGCCAAGAAGGGAGAAGATTATTACTTGATTAAGACTGATTGTGAGAGGATTCCGGGGAATCAGTCGACATCTTTTTCGGTCTTTGGG ATTTTCGATGGGCATAATGGTATATCAGCTGCTATATTTACAAAGGAGAATTTGTTGAATAATGTTTTGAGTGCTATTCCTGAAGGAGCTACTAGAGAAGAGTGGTTGCAAGCTCTTCCCAGGGCATTGGTGGCTGGATTTGTGAGGACAGACATAGAATTCCAACAAAAAG GGGAGACGTCCGGTACAACAGTTACTTTTGTTGTAATTGATGGGTGGACCGTAACTGTTGCATCTGTCGGTGATTCTAGATGTATATTAGATACACAAGGTGGTGTAGTTTCTCTTTTGACAGTTGATCATAGGCTGGAGGAGAACGTAGAAGAGAGGGAGCGTGTCACTGCAAGTGGAGGTGAAGTAGGACGGCTCAATCTTTGCGCCGGAAATGAG GTTGGTCCGCTTCGCTGCTGGCCTGGTGGTTTGTGCCTTTCGAGATCTATAGGCGACACAGATGTTGGAGAGTACATTGTCCCAGTACCTCACGTTAAGCAAGTGAAG CTTTCAAATGCTGGGGGAAGACTTATAATTGCTTCCGATGGTATCTGGGATACCTTATCATCTGATATAGCTGCACAAGCCTGTCGAGGATTGCCTGCCGAGCTTGCCGCGAAGCTTGTTGTTAAG GAGGCTCTAAGATCAAGAGGCCTGAAAGATGACACTACCTGCCTTGTGGTTGACATGATTCCTTCTGATCATCCTGCAGTACTTCCAACACCGAAAAGGAAACAAAATTCGCTTACGTCATtgatttttggaagaaaatccctaaattcaacaagcaaaggaacAAATAAGATGTCTGCTGTTGGTGCAGTGGAGGAGTTATTCGAAGAAGGTTCTGCCATGCTTGCAGAAAG GTTGGGTAAGGACTTCCCTCTGAACTCGGACTCTGGTATATATAGGTGTGCAATTTGCCAGGTGGATCAGCCACCTGGTGATGGCTTGTCAGTTAACTCCGGGCCCTTTTTCTCACCTTCTTCAAAACCATGGGAAGGTCCCTTTTTGTGCACAAACTGTCGGAAAAAGAAAGATGCAATGGAAGGTAAGATTGGGACCAGACCCACAGCAGCAGTATAA